The genome window ctaaaatagtttaatttagtttatgtgctaaaattttgaatttttctacaAATTTGAGGTTTGATAAAAGTATTAATggtatttttttacatatataggATTTAAATTCGGATAaagcatatatttttaaaaggaacaattttttatttttaccttaaTTTATTTTGGGCAAATTGCatcattagtcactaaactatggataaattttttattttgctcacttaactaaaaaaatttacaatttggtcgctaaactatttgaaagttttaagtcactgaactattcaaaagtttttatttaagtcactgtgttgttaagttttttttttaaagttccaTCAGTGAACTCCAAGCGACAAGTCGATGACTAGTACGGTAGATCAGTACCCGTCAATGAgtagaacataccttagatccaagtcggtTTGACAGTCTCGGAGATCGGagaaaaaagttgttttaattttagtttgcaGATTTGTAACGTCCAAAGTTGTTTCACAGGAAAAAAACTGGACTGTATAAGAGAAGGATAAAGAGAGCTTTCTATTGATGCAGGTAGTGCAAACAGAGAAAGCCATAAAACATTGATTTTAATAgtaaacttttgaatagttcaataatcaaattgtaACTAACAGTAcagtgaccaaaacaaaaacttactcatatttttagtgactaatggtgtaatttacctttttatttatagattgagattactaaattaagaaattcatattattttcttttaagttataattaatataatcaatGATTACAAGCTTTCAACTAAATAACTTTATTAATGAACTTATACATCATTTTTCCAGAAAATACATTAGTATTTAAAAGGCCTTTTTGTAACcttgttttggattaaattaccaaaaaaaagctcttttaaaaaattataaaaatagatcaaacttttaaaaatttacaagaatGAGCTGAATTTAGTAGAACGCTTTcagctataaatatttttagggaagaataaaaataaaattgtttttaactGAAAGCATTTTCTGCCACATCAGCACTAAAAATGGCAaggccaaatttttttttttaaatttttggtgtcaggaaataaaacttacaaaatagtcatttataTAGACGCAAATCTCGTTTCTCTTGTTTTCTTAAGCAATTTGGGATATGAGATATGTGAATATATAGACTCATGAATAAGATTTCAGCTTGTTTCTAGACAATGTGATATTACTTCCTCTTTTAACTAACAAAGGTtacactatattttataattttttccttatagagttcaaaaattttattgataatgtaacattttatgatttcgttttttaaaattatatattcatagaagtatttatattttgcataatttattattatgatttattttgaataaaataaactGGTGTATTAAACTAGTGTATATGCACCCTAAAAGAAGAATTGAGGAAAACATCAAAccaagttgtaaataaattaCGAAACCATAACAAGCTTGAATACCAAGCCTTCAATGCACACAAATCAATTCAGAAATTATgcattttaataaacaaaacttTCGTGCAACAAGAGAAAAGATAGAACAGTATCGCAGGGGAGCAGAAGGAGTTCAAAAGAACAAGACAGTTCAATATCTTGCGATTAACAGCCCTCATGCTAAATCAAACTTTATTTCCACATAGCTTAGAAATAAGATTTTGGGTTTATATTAAGCtctgttttataaattttatttccacATTAATAGGTCACACcaaaagaatttattaaaaaatagtattgCCACTTTTAATACTGATGTGGCTAAGGGTGTTTCCAACTAGAAACATTTTACCAAAATCGatcaattttgtaaattttaaaattcgatctatatccataatttttttaaataagaggttttttttcataattcGGCCATTGTTTTGTTTGTAATATAAAAAACCTTAACAATTAATATATTCCAATAACTACAATTATAATCCATGGTTCTAATCAAGTATTAGAACTCGTTAACAAAGTGAAAAGACAGTTCACTATTAAACATGGGATTTTGAAGTTACACTCTTACCAAGAAAATGCctaaataattttaccatttttcaacatggttttaaagatttttaccatacatgaaagaaaaaataaaaaaggattaaaGCAAGCGGAGAGCATTCCTTGGGTGGTTTAAGAGATTCTGTCATCTGCTAATTCAACCTTAGTTGGCACTGAAAGAGAAATTAGTTTGGTTCCTGGGAAGTTAAAGCTTGTGAATTACGAGAAAGTAAGAGTATGCTCTTTAAGCTGACATTGAGGCAAGTATAAACTCGGGAAGCCTTTAAGAAAAGAATAACATAATTCCTGGTGTTCAATAATAGAGAAATGCAACGTATCAAGGCACATAAACTAGATGCCATCCCTAGTAGACAAGACAAATCTTCGTAAAGATTGCtgaatatttcataaaataatttgtcCCCTTCACAAAAGAAACAAGATTGTTGAGAATGTAAATTAGAAGAAAGTAATTTGTCCTAATGTCTCGTATACTTTTCAAGGCATCAACTCCAACCTATATATGTCGTCCTCACATCTAATCATCAGCAAAAACCCTCAACATCTTTCATTATCTATCATTTTTTCATTGTTATTTTCATCCTTTTGGTATCAAATATGGGAGAACAGAGGCAATTTTTTCGTTTTCGATTGCCTTGGCTCTCGGCAGCTGCTGCTCCCCGTCCTGTTGCTACTCCTCGTCCCGCTGCTGAACCGCAGCCTCAATCACAAGCTCCTTCCCAGCCCACCGTTTCCATCCCAATCCAACGACCACCCTTTCGGCCTGCAGGGATCACCCCCGTGCGGACCCCTCCCATCCAGGTtcaaccaccaccaccaccaccaccaaaaACTGAACCTCAGCCAGTACCTTCTCGTGAAAAAGTTCAAACTCGACCGCAATCCCATACTCCCACACCAGCAAGGGCTGCAGCTATGGCTTCAGCTCGCATTGCTCCGCAGCCCGCAGTTCCGAAGCAACAATCTCCACCCCGTTTGGCCTCTCAGCCAACAGGCCAAACATCTTCACAGCCCCCTTCTCCATCACGTAGAGCCACCCAAGTGCAAACCTTGTCTCCACCGAGAAGATCAACAATGGCTACACAAGTAGCGTCTCAGCCACCAAGTTCTACTCAACCCACTTTTAAACCATTTGGTGTTGCTGTAAAGCCTTCAGAGGAATCAAACCAACTAAAAGATGCTGCACCAATAACTGCTGCGGCTAAAGAAAAGCCTAAGGAAATGGAAATAAGAAAGAAGGTAGGTGAAGAACGCAGGAAAGGTACAAAAAAGGGTTCAACACATGAAGAGCCAACAACAGTCACTACTAAACTTGTTGCGGCAGCAAGCGAAGCTGGGACGAAAACCAGAGAGCTACTGGGGGCTGTactggaaaaaggaaaaggacaCCTGGAAAAGCAAGAAGATACTGAAAGAAAGAATACATTAACAAGCTCAAGCAGTGATGAAAGGCAAATCAAAACAGTGAGTTCAACGTATCCAAAAGGTGGTAGCAGGCCCAGTAATTCTCATGAAACGAATGTTGATTCTAAATCGGAGCAAGTTCCCCTCCACAAAGAGATAAGGGAAGATATCTCCAAGTTTGTTCATGCACTTGTCACTGGGAAACCAAAGCTGCATACAGATGAAAAATCGGTGAATGTTGTAATGCTAGCTGGAGAAAATAGTGGAGCATCTTTTCGCTGCATCTCAGAATCTACCACAAAGGATGGGGAAGGAAGGTCTAAGGGAAGAAAGCCTGTGGGTTCAGTGATCAAAGATGATGTGGCACAAAAAGCATATGTGAATAGTAACACACAAagcatcaataattcaattatgttGGAAAGTCGTCTGGAGGGAAGAAATCCCGGCGTTCATCTGGGGTTTTTCGATGATGCAAAGGAGCTGCGCCAGGTGAAGTTGGTTAACTTGTTTTTTCCATTAAAGCCGATTAAATAAAAACTGAATTTGAGAGgattaatatatttatgaaaaaaacctaataattaagtagaattcaatttcattttaattattttatttaaacatttaatataaacataaaaacaacatcatattaatattaaattcttAACTAAAAAACTAAGTAATTCCTCCCgttgaattaatataaatgtgtaaagatattaaaataaaattttgaataaagtgatgatttttttataattgttagcgggttgttcaaattttaatatttacaataatttattgatttttaaataattatattcaccAAGTAACACaacctatttaaaatataaaaatttattttagtaaattaagtggtgatataatttaaagataaacttaaataaataaagattatGGTGAATGAGAGTTATGAAAGATGATAGAGCAATGATGAGtcattaatgaaataaaattgtcttgctttcaaatcaaaatacattACATCTTTAGAGTGCTCATTTCTAGAATCTTAGAATCAAGTTCTTTTCgctaatatatataactaaccAAGAGtctttaatgaaataaatttgtaGCTCTAAACATACATAACCCGCAACCCTatcttctttttattaaaaattatgataataatttatttgctctcaaattttatcaaacctttattttctttaatttttaaatatgtattatttatcaaatcatttcaaaatagatagaaaaattaGTGTTTAATACATACACGtggattttttaatatttttatatgtcatgttggcaattaattaattttaaaatttaaaaatattttatattttataatttttaatatattttttaattttaaaagtaattaattctTGAGGTGTCATCTACATGGCAAAATTAGtaaatgtttacttttcatccattttaaggtgatttaataaattaactcaaaattttaaaattaaaatgaaagtcTAAAAATTGATATGTCTTTAAAAActattaatctaattaaattttaatggaatattttcaaattataatttaatttgagttttatagttccaaattttaaaatgagatgtccaaataaatttgaaacaagcaattatcctttaattttagaGTATTGTtgacaatatattaaataatttctcttaaataaaataagaatataaaaaatcatcTCTTTAagcgaaattaaaataaaatatatataattacgaTTCTTTACAAAAGtacaattttttcattatttttacgAAGATAAGTATATACCCTCGGCTCAAttgaaaaattgttttatagcccttttcaaattaaactattcaatttaatcttttaatattttattaaataaaaaattataattttagtcttttaaaaattataatttaatataagtatttttaatatttaaattataatggcACCTTAAACAAAATTTCTATTTGTCTTGTTAACAAAGACTGCTTAATTACTCAGATAATCGATTTCTACCGTTAATGAATCCAAAATACCCAAAATCATCGAACCAACCCCACAATTTGGTTCTTACCACTTGTCACTTCCCAGACCTCATTTTCATCCATAGATACTGCCCCATTTGGCTGTAAAACTCCCATTTCAACAACTTCATCCGGGACCTCTCTTTGCCAACTACCACTTCTCACTGCCTGTCCTTTCTATAGCAGAAGCATTCTTCAATGGCTGGAAAGAGCAAGGTTTTAGTCATTGGAGGCACTGGGTACATCGGAAAGTTCATTGTTGAAGCCAGTGTGAAAGAGGGTCATCCCACTTTTGCTTTAGTAAGAGAGGGTTCAGTTTCAGACCCAGTTAAGGGAAAGGTTATTAACAATTTCAAGAACTTAGGGGTTCATCTGTTGTATGTAAGTATAATTTCACTTCATTCGTGGCTGCGAAGCTTTCTGGTTGTAATCTTATTTTTGTTAGTTTGATGTTTTGTGTGGGCATGCAGGGGGATCTTTACGATCATGAGAGTCTGGTTAAGGCAATAAAGCAAGCTGATGTGGTGATATCCGCGGTAGGTTCGATGCAGTTAGCAGATCAAGTTAAGATCATTGCTGCCATTAAAGAAGCTGGGAATGTGAAGGTTAGTATTTCCCAGTTAATTTACTTAGATTGTTGGTTATGTAGAATAACTTGATAGCACAGATTTCACAGCTGTAATATCCCCATTCTGCAATCATCACATTTGATGACCACGTACTTGGGAAATTTGCAGGCACTTAACTCATTATTGTTGTTTAGGTAGAAGGcactaattaatttatgaatacCATTCGGCATTTACACAAAAAATGTAGCAACGAGCAGAGAGCAGTTTACTTTCAAGTTCTTCATCCTAAGGGtttaatttgtttgatcagAGGTTTTTCCCATCGGAATTCGGAAATGATGTGGACCGGGTCCATGCTGTTGAGCCAGCTAAAACAGCATTTGCAACCAAGGCTCAAATCCGGCGTGCTATTGAGGCTGAGGGAATCCCCTACACCTATGTGTCCAGTAACTGCTTTGCAGGCTATTTTCTTCCTGATTTGTCACAGCCAGGAGCCACTATTCCCCCAAGAGACAAGGTGGTGATCCCAGGCGATGGAGATCCTAAAGGTAAATAGTACTTATCAGCTCATCAATATCAGcatcttttcattttcaagtattttaaCATAGGGAAGCCCTAAACCATCCATAGATTAAGGTGATATGATGCATCCTATTCTGTTTGCAGCTGTTTTCAACCATGAAAGTGATATTGGAACATACACAATCAAAGCTGTTGATGACCCCAGAACATTGAATAAGATCCTATACATTAGGCCTCCTAAAAACACCTATTCATTTAATGAGATCGTTGCCTTGTGGGAGAAATTGATTGGCAAAACCCttgagaaaacatatgttccaGAGGACCAACTTCTCAAACAGATCAAAGGTTGGTGAAATTCCCTGCTCGTTTTTCTTATTCAAAACCATGGCTAATTAGAGGATGTTGCCAGCGGGCTATTCTTCCAGTTCAAACCAATTTACTcctttgttatttcattttcaaaatgtgAAGGCTAATTGGTGTTGTTTGGTTTTCATCAATTCTTGCAGAGGCTACATTTCCATACAGTGTTGGATTGGCAATCAGACATTCAGTCTTTGTGAGGGGTGATCATACCAACTTTGAGATCGAACCGTCATTCGGAGTTGAGGCTTCTGAGCTGTACCCTGATGTGAAATATACCACTGTGGAGGAATATCTGAGCCGTTTGgtttgagaaagaaaatgaatcatATGCTCCTTGTTATTAAACTAATATTAGCAATAATCGAGAAACTATCACCGACTGGTATATGCGTGTATGCGTAAGTTTCTTGTTATCATTCAGCAGAATGTGAACCTTACTGTTCTAAATTACTATATAACATATGAAGAGAATCTGTTTGCCTACTTGCTTATATAATTCCCATATTAACATTGAATTTGAAAACTTGATTGGAATTGTTCTAGCAAACATGGGTGTTAGGATCGTCCTggttaagcaacgaacaagtaaaaataatagaagaaattgagaagataattttactataatggcaaaagaatgaagagtacaaaatatggagataaaaactaaaccccgaaaacccgaaaaataaagaaccctcaaaacgtaaacacaaaattctctgaatgtgttatgagttctaatctaatggatatatttctaagattgtaaatgatcctatttataggctaaattagtaagtcaaataaactatactaataaatgctaaatatattatactaataaatactaaatcttctagaaagaaaatatatttttgtttaacttgacttgcaagcaatctcttagaatttggatCACACAACTCTAATAATGGGAAATTCAGACGAGGGCCAAATCAGCTTGGGAGCTCCTATAAATAAACGCTGACAAACATCCTTTATCTTTTAATCACAGTATATTTTGAAGTCCCATAAAAACGAAAGGGGTCACATTCAATGATAAAAGTATGATGGTTTTGACTAAGAGtcatattacattttttaaaaaaatagtcaaATTAGTCTTTCAACGTTAGgttaaagagcaaattagtctttctactaaaaatttcatcagTTTTtacgattaaaaattaatattataagtCTGCATGAACTATCCTATGCCAACTACCAATTTGCTCTTCAACTTATTCTACaatgactattttattttttttgtgtttttgagtAAAGATAGCAAAAAGCAATTTTACTCTGAATACCTCTATCTTACTTTTACCCGCATTCAATATACCAGTCGCTGCTTGGCAAGTCTGAACTTGTCGACAAACATAAAATCCTTCAGTCATTCAGCTTCACCTACTCTACCAAGATTTTCATTATCTGTTTACCTACCACTAGAAATCAACTTTCAAAAGAACGAaacattcataaaataaataaataaatatgtaaattttgtgCAGTGGGTTTCTGTGTACAAGGTAAGAAATCTGAAAGTCTGCCTCTTCTTTTACACGTTTTCTTgtaaaagttggaaaaaaaCATACACTTCCTTTGTATAGTTCATCATTGATTTAATCTGACCCTGATAAAAAAACCCATTGCTTTTCGAAGTACTTTGATGACCCAGCCTCCAAATTCCAAGAGGCAGCTCCACTTCTGTTGCTCTGTTGCTGCTTCCAATCGACTCACAGATATGGTTCCATTACCGACTTGTTTCTCTCCATATCCAATTATTTTCCTATGACCCTTTATCCCCTCAGTTCCCTTAACTGAAAAATAGAGAACAAAAAACAAGTTCAACATATAAAATACAGAGTGAAATGAAAGAAGGTTTGAGCACTTACGATTGAATTCAAAGTTGTGTTTGGAGGATTCTGACCAGAGAACAAGGGTAGGGGTAATAATTGTAAGAGCAGTCCAGGAGAAGAATATAACGACGAAGATTCTTCCACTCATGTTTTTCCAGGGAAAATAAGTAGTGATTCAGTTGTTGAAGGGGTTTGTTTAAGGGAGGGAAAGAGAGAGACATAAACAAATTAGCTGGCCATGTTTAAGGAACTACGTTATTATAACAACttcattatataattttcaaattgcAGTAGTGTTTTCTTAAACTAATCAAAGTCAAGTACAAGAGAACATCAAACAATGTGGATAATAAGGTGGTTCAGTTGTTGGAGAGTTGTTAATTTATGACCACGATATTAAGCATCCCATCTGGCATCATTGAGAACCTGATAATTGGCAATTTAAAAGCTTAAGAGATTCCTGGTACATGACTAATGGGCCTACAGCAACCCTTCCAGAGCTGAAGTTGTCGGACAGGCTAAACTACTAAGAGCAAGTTTGGTTGGAGAGAATAGCAATGCATTCCCCCTTATTCCCTGGGCCCACCACAAAACAGacgtttggttgggtgtaatcGTATTACATCCCTATTCCCTTCCCTGTCTATTACTGATATTGGCCGTAATAgccattttgagtttgaagcGGGGTAATAGGGATTCCCCATCAattcctaattttatttttcgttttctGCCCTCATCCTCTACCGACGTTTTCCAATTTTTTCCCTTCCAGATTTCTACTTCTTCTTCTGGTACGGTACGCCTATTTTCTTCtcacatttcttttcttttctccattttcttttctccagaTTTCTGATTCTTCTTCCAAATTTTTTccctgtttttcttttcttttcttttctgtaaaatcgattttgattttgattttgattttgttttgcttttgctCTGCTAAATGGGTTGCCGATTACAccaaatgtttacaaattttgactcattttctcttctctgcCAGGAGCTGagccaaaacaaaataaagcacATTTTGGATGAGTTAAAACAAGGAATAAATACCCCATTTTTCCTCCCCTGACCTATccattaattagaaatttggGGGTCTTTTTATTAGAACTTAGAAATATAAGATCTTGGGGTATAGTTGGAATCAGGATCATGGATTTGGAATTCTTGCAATCTATGGATATTCAAATTCTTGTTGGTGTAGCTGTAGCTGCTTTAGCCATTGTTGTTGGTGCTGTTTATCTGTTTgcctttttgttgttgttttgataatcaaaataattcaattaacgACACCACCACCGACCCTTTTTTTGTTCCCTTTTTCTTCAAGTTATTCCttatagaatttaattttaagtcaaCCTTTTCGTCCTGAATTTCTCTTTCAAAAACTTgcaacttattttttaatttgagtttaaattccATTGTTATTATCAGTTTTGCAGTTTAAGGGtctttaattgtgtttttttatttggtgattttgttatattcttttaactatGGATTTGAAAACTGGTGAGGAAGATAATGGTATCAAGGCACCAAAGAAACAAGATGGACTAGAAGGAGGTGGAAATTCAAAGATGAAGGGCAATGAAAGCATTAGTGGCAAAGACATGATCTTTAGAGCtgatcaaattgatttaaaaagcttAGACATGCAGCTGGAGAAGCACCTGAGCCGAGTTTGGTCTAGGAACATTGAGAAACAAAGGCTAGCTGAGGAATGGGAGATTAATTTGGCTAAGTTGGATTTAAGGAATGTTATAGCTCATGGCACCTATGGGACTATTTATCGTGCCACTTATGATAATCAAGGTGTTGCAGGTAAATTTTTAGAttccatataaatatatatacttgtatTATCTATGTTAGTTCTTAAGCTTTGTAACTTGTTTGCTTGATGCagctttaaaaattatgttttgttaattcttaatctatatatatattgtgtgtgtgtgtgtgtgttaaTTGTGATTGAACTTTGTATTGATAGTTTTTCGAGTTAAAATATCGATTAGTAAAACCCTTTGTAGTTTATTCTGCATGTTGAAGCAACATGCATTATGTAGAACTGAATTAGGGCCTAAGGCATGGTGATAGAGGGTCCCTGTTTGGTCTGACCATCTCTATCCTTTGTGTAGACCGCTAGCCGGTTCCGGTATATAAGATATCTGTGTTCTAAATTGCCAATCGAAATAAAGAtggttatatataaatattgtttaatttaatttagctgtttatatttttagtggAGTTCTGTTTGCTGTTCATGATTAGTAATACTAACACAGTTTGGTTTAGAATACTGACTTTATAGGAGTTGGTAGTTTCTCACTCACTAGGCTTTTAGCCTTTACTGAACTTAAAAACAATATAGTAGAGGACATGACTAGTGTTACCTCGAGGATTGCtgatattttatagtattatatattatgattttagtaaattcatataagaatatttaatattaagaattttattaaattatattttttattaaattatatttaataataattatgttaaaatatgattaaattatttattatttatattaataattttattaaaatttaataacaagaacaataatcatcaacctaaaaaaattctgctaagagtattctagtcattttagcttttttccttatgctattacaacatcattccattcaaccaaacacaagaatactattacgcctctgttccattacattcaaccaaacaattacgcctctattccattacagcgaaccaaacgtgccctaagattttgagttttataactTCACTCACTTAACCTACTCCTCTTTAATTAGGGTtaataaaactcatttttattagaaaaaatagaatttttttcaaattttgagttatttaaatttttttaatcaatttgaatAAGTAATTAGGTTTTGAGTTCAAgtcaaattgaattttacaatttgaataattcaaattacaaattgatataaatacCACTTGGGTCCCTAATAGTTTTGTAAATGCACAAAGTGGTCCCTCTAAAAACttacaagaaaattcaaaatatttataaaatatattttttctaaaattttataaataaatattcaaaaatttaaaattactagaataatcttaaatatatataaatgctaatatatatattcttttaaaattcaaaatgataaatttgaagccttaaacaagtaaattatcaaatcaaatttgttataaaattatctttttttttctctcattttatttccaaagagttttagttttttttctct of Gossypium raimondii isolate GPD5lz chromosome 3, ASM2569854v1, whole genome shotgun sequence contains these proteins:
- the LOC105793795 gene encoding uncharacterized protein LOC105793795; the protein is MASARIAPQPAVPKQQSPPRLASQPTGQTSSQPPSPSRRATQVQTLSPPRRSTMATQVASQPPSSTQPTFKPFGVAVKPSEESNQLKDAAPITAAAKEKPKEMEIRKKVGEERRKGTKKGSTHEEPTTVTTKLVAAASEAGTKTRELLGAVLEKGKGHLEKQEDTERKNTLTSSSSDERQIKTVSSTYPKGGSRPSNSHETNVDSKSEQVPLHKEIREDISKFVHALVTGKPKLHTDEKSVNVVMLAGENSGASFRCISESTTKDGEGRSKGRKPVGSVIKDDVAQKAYVNSNTQSINNSIMLESRLEGRNPGVHLGFFDDAKELRQKHSSMAGKSKVLVIGGTGYIGKFIVEASVKEGHPTFALVREGSVSDPVKGKVINNFKNLGVHLLYGDLYDHESLVKAIKQADVVISAVGSMQLADQVKIIAAIKEAGNVKRFFPSEFGNDVDRVHAVEPAKTAFATKAQIRRAIEAEGIPYTYVSSNCFAGYFLPDLSQPGATIPPRDKVVIPGDGDPKAVFNHESDIGTYTIKAVDDPRTLNKILYIRPPKNTYSFNEIVALWEKLIGKTLEKTYVPEDQLLKQIKEATFPYSVGLAIRHSVFVRGDHTNFEIEPSFGVEASELYPDVKYTTVEEYLSRLV